The DNA region CCCGGTTGCGGCATGCGCAGTGCGTCGTCGTCGTCGCTGCGCAGCACGGCGAGCAGGCGCCGCATCTCCCCGAGCGACGCACGTGCCGACTCGCCGATCTCCGCGAACTCCCTGCGCGCGTCGTCGCCGAGGTCGGTGATGCGGTACTCCGCGGTCGACGACTGGACCGCGATCACCGACATGTGATGCGCGACGACGTCGTGCAGCTCGCGCGCGATGCGCGTGCGCTCCTCGAGCACCTGACGTCGCGCGCGCTCCTCCGCGGTGAGCCGCTCCTCCTCCCGCAGCCGCTGGCGCGACAGCATCTGCACGCGCACGACGTCGCCGAGGAGCCAGACGACGAAGCCGAAGATCCCGGCGAGGGCCACTATCGCGACGGTCTGGCTGCTCACCTCGGGATGCGCCTGTCCGACGATGAGGATGACGAGGAACGAGATCAGGTACGCGGGTAACGAGAGGAAGCGCCGATGCGATCTGGCCATCGCGTACTGCACGACGAGGAACGCCAGAAACGCCGTCGGCGTCAAGGGCCACGGCTCGCTGCCGTCACTCGGCATCGCGGTCATCGCGATCGGCGTGATCGCCAGCGTGCAGACGATCCACGCGCCCAGCGGACTGTAGCCCGCCAGGACCACGGCGACGCCGCATTGCACGCACGCGTAGAAGAGCACGCTGGTCGGATTGAGCTGGGCCGGGGAGCCCGGCGGCCCCGCGCCGTAGTTGTCGACCACGAACGTGGACTGGATCGCCGTCAGGGCCAGGCCGAACGGCACGGACCCCGGCCCGACGAGGTTGGCCCACGTCGCCCACGACCACAGCCTCCGCGTGCGCGTCGGGTGGCGCCGCGGGCCGAGCAGCACGACGAGGACCCGGTGCATCCACCCGGTCTCCTCCGGCGCGCCGTCCGTTGCGGGCGCGGCTCCAGCCCTGGCCATCGCCGTTCAGCCTAGTGTTCGACGGGCTCCGGGTCGTCACACCAGGGAGCCATGTCGGCGCCCCCTCACCACCCCACTACTCCCGCGTGGACGCTTCGCTGTCGCTATAGCGACAGCGAAGCGTCCACGCGGGAGTAGGAAGGGTGACCTCTGACGCGGTGGGACGGGTCAGGGCTGCCAGTCGCCGAAGACGTCGGGCCACTTCGCGACGGCGGCGCGGAGCAGCTGGGGGTCGGCCTCCGCGACGGCTGGGAAGTCGCCGAGCCGCTCGTACGGGCGGCAGGCGTCGATGACGGCCCTGGTGTTGTACGTCGGGCCGCCCTGGCGCAGCGGGTCGACCCGGCTCCCGAACGTGTACCGCAGCGTGTCGATGTCGCGTACCGGGTCGCACCTCGTGCACATCGCCCAGACCACCTCGGTGAGGCTCCGCACGTCGACGTCGGCGTCGACCACGACGACGAACTTGTTCATGTACGACGCCGCGGGCAGCTGCGCGGTCAGGTGTCCGGCCTGGCGCGCGTGCCCGGCGTACCCCTGGTCGATCGCGACCGCGAGGAACTGCCGGCCACCACCGGCCTCGTGCGACCACACCCCCGCGAGGCCCTGCAGGCCGGTGTCGGCGAGTGCGTCGTGGATCATCGCCGACTTCATCACGCTGCGCATGTACGAGTAGTCGTGCGGGGGCTTTCCCGGCGGGGCGCCGAGCAGGATCGGGTCGTTGCGCGCGTAGACGCGTTCGATGTCCATCGTCAGCACGGGCTCGACGCCGCCGCTGTAGTAGCCCGTCCACTCGCCGAACGGTCCCTCGGGCTCCTTGCGGTCCGGATAGAGCCAGCCTTCGAGGCAGATCTCGCTCGCCGCCGGCATCGGCAGGCCGGTGACCTCGCCGATGACGATCTCCTGCGGCCGACCGACGATCGCGCCCGCGTAGTTGAGCTCCGACACCCCCGCGGGCACCTCGGTGCCCGCGACGACGAGGAGCACGGGGTCGTGGCCGAGCGACACCGTCACCGGCGCCCGGCCCTCGCGGGCGAACCACTTGCGCACGTGCAGCATGCCGTGCTTGCCCTGCTCGATGTTGATGCTCGCCGAACGCCCGCCGTGCTGCACCTGCATCCGGTACGCCCCGGCGTTCAGCGCGCCGGTCTCCGGGTCGGAGGTGAAGACAGCACAGCCCGTGCCGACGAACCGGCCGCCGTCCCCCGCGTGCCAGAACGGCACCGGGTAGGCCAGCAGGTCGATGTCGTCACCGATCACGACGTTCTCGTAGAGGGGTCCCGACGCCACCTCGACGGGGTCGTACTTCGGCGCCTCGGCGAGCCAGCGCGCCGGCGCTCCCCGCAGGCGCTCGACGAGGTCATGGTCGGTCAGCGACGTGCCGAACCGCAGCGTCACACCGAGTCGTGCGGCGTTGGCCATGCTCGCGGTGAGGATCCGTTGTCCCGGCCGGTAGCCGTCGATGTCGTCGAACAGCAGCGCGGGAGGCGACGGACGGCGGTAGTTCGCCTCCGACACCGTCCCGACCTCGAGGTTCCAGTGCGCGCCCTTGACGTCGCGCAGCTGGCCGAGGTCGGAGACGACGCGCAGCCAGTCGCGCAGGTCACCGATCCCGCTCAGCACGTCCTCGTTCATCGCTCGCCCTTCCTCGTGGCGGGTGACAGGCCGAGCAACGCCGCCGCGTTGCCGCGACGGATGCGGTCGGCGGCGTCGCGGTCACCGCCGAACGTCGCGTCGACGCCCTGCACCGGATGGTCGTCGCGCATCGGGAACGGGTAGTCGGTGCCGACGAGCAGCTGCCCGACGCCGTGCACGTCGGCGAGGTGCCGCAGCGCCCGCTCGTCGTGCACGATCGTGTCGCAGAACACCTGGCTCAGGTACGCGCTCGCCGGCTTCGACGCCCGGGGACGCGCGGCCTCGGGCGCGGTGACGAACGCCCGGTCGAACCTGCCGAGCTGGTAGGCGAGGAACCCGCCGCCGTGCACGAGCAGCACGCGCAGCCCCGGATGCGCCTCGAGCACGCCACCGAGCAGCAGAGCACCCGCGGCGAACGTCGTCTCCGCGGGGTTGCCGGCGACGATGTGCAGGAACAGCCGGCGGTGCCGCGGCGGCACGTCGAGTTCCGCCGGATGGACGATGACCGGCACGCCGAAGCGTTCGGCCTCCGCCCAGAACGGCGCGAGCGCCGGGTCGTCGAGACCGGTGTCCTCGACGCGCGCGCCGATCTGCACGGCGCGGTGGCCGAGCTCGGTGACCGCGTGGGCGAGCTCCGCGACGGCCGACTCGGCGTCCTGTAGCGGGACGGCCGCCGACGCCGCGAACCTGTCCGGGTGGCTCTCGACGAGCGCGGCGAGCGCCTCGTTCTGCCGGCGCGCCAGCCAGGCCCCGTCGGCCGGCGACAGGTGGTAGCCGGCGAGGTCCATCCAGCCCGACACGAGCTGCACGTCGACACCGGCGGCGTCCATGAACCGCAGTCGCGCGTCGACGTCGCTCAGCGCGGGCAGCAGCGGCAGGCCGGTGAGCCGGTCACCGAGCCGCACCCGCGAGTCGACGACCTCGACGCCGTGCGCCGCACCGGTGGCGGCGATGACGGCCACGAGGTCGGTACCCACGTGGTGCGCGTGGACGTCGATCGCGCCCGCCGGCACGCTCATGCCTCCGCGCGGTCGAGCGTGTCGAGGATCGCGGCGGCGACCTCGTCGGGACGTTCGACGGGCGTCAGGTGCTTCGCGCCGGGCAGCACGGTGAGCGACGCCCCGATCGCCTCGGCGAGCTGCTTGGCCATGTCCGGCGGCGTCGCGTAGTCCTCGGAACCGACGACGACGGCGGAGGGCCGCTCGATGCGCGGCGCGAGCGCGCGCAGGTCGGCGTCGCCGAGCATGCGGCACGTGGCCGCGTACGCGTCGAGGTCGTTGGCGACGAACGTCGACGTCAGGCGTTCGACGACGTCGGGGTGCGCGTCGGTGAAGTCGTCGCCGAACCAGCGGGGCAGCTGGAACGGGAGCAGCTCGGCCATGCCGCCGGCGCGCGCCTTCTCCGCACGCTCGCGCCACGTCACCGGCGCCTCGGGCCCGTACCACTGCGTGGTGTCGCAGAAGACGCTCCCGCTCACCCGCTCGGGATACGAGGCGGCGAACTCCTGCGCGATGTTGCCGCCCATCGAGCACCCGGCGACGAGTGTGCGCGACCAGCCGAGTGCCTCCAGCAGGTCGGCGAGGTCGTCGGCGAACTGGGGGGTCGCGAAGTCCTTCGTCACCGCGTCGGACTCGCCGTGACCGCGGCAGTCGTACGTGAGGACATCGGCGTGCTCGACGAGCCTCGGCACGACCCGGGCCCAGAAGTCCCTCGCCAGCGCGAGGCTGTGGATCAGGGCCACCCGGCGCGTCCGGATCCCGGTGCTGAACACGCTGAACCGCAGCCGCGCCCCGTCGTGCACCCGTACGGTGCCGTCGACCTTCGGCACCAGTTCGTCGCTCATCTAACCCCTTGTCGCTTCCGTGCCTGCGCGATCCAACGCCGCGCGTACCGCCCGGCGGGTGAACTCGGCGACCATCCGCCGCTTGTACGTGACCGTGCCCCTGACGTCTCCCACAGGTGCGCTCGCCGACTCGGCAGCGGACGCCAGCGCCTCGACCACCTCGCCGACAGGTCGCGCCAGGGAGATCCCGTCGACCGGCACGGCGACGGTGCTGGGTGCGGCCGAGCCGACCGCGAGCGAGATCTCGGCGAGCGTGCCGTCCGCGCCGAGTCTGACGACCGCGCCTGCGCTCACGCACGCGTACTCCCACACCCCGCGTACGAGGTGCTTCGCGTACGCGGATCCCGTGCGCGGCGAAGGGGCGTCGAGCTCGAAGCCGAGCAGCAGCTCGCCGTCCGCGAGGGCGAGATCCGCGACCGGCACCGTGCGCCTGCCGGCGGGACCCGCCACGACGGCGCGCGCGCCGAGGGCGACCAATGCCACCGGCGGGTCGTGCGCCGGGTCTCCCGGCACGACGTTGCCGCCGAGCGTGACGAGTCGCCTGATCCGGCCGGTCGCGACCGAGCCCACTGCCTCGGCGAGGACGGGCGCGCGCACACCGACGAGCTCGTGACGTGCGAGCGCCTCGAGGCTCTCGCCGGCACCGACCCACAGTCCGCTCGCCGTCTCGCGGACGCCACGCAGCTCGGGCAGCGCGCCGACCGCGACGAGCGTGCGCGTCGCCGCGTGATCGCCGAACCGCTGCCCGAGGGTGAGCCCGACGCCGCCGGCGACGGGTCTCGCGTCCGGCTCCGCCAGCATCCGCAGGGCCTCGTCGAGGTCGGCGGGACGGCGCACCGCGTGGCCGCGGGTGGGACGCGCGGCGTACGACGGCTTCGCCGGCGTAGCAGGGGTGTCCGGCTCGTCGTCGACGTCCGGATGGAGGGCGCGGTACACCTTCTCCGCCGTGATCGGCAGCTCATGGATGCGTACGCCCACCGCGTCGGCGACGGCGTTGGCCACGATCGCGGGCACGGGGTCGAGCGCGATCTCGCCCACACCCTTCGCGCCGTAGGGTCCGGTCGGCTCGTACGAGTCGGCGAAGTCGACGTGCAGCTTCGGCATGGCGCCGGCCGTCGGCACCTTGTAGTCGGCGAAGTTCGCGCCGACCGGGTGACCGTTCGACCAGTCGAAGTACTCGGTCATGGCGAGGCCGAGCCCCTGGGCGATGGCGCCCTCGACCTGGCCTTCGGCGAGGGCGCGGTTGAGCACCGTGCCGCAGTCGGTGACGGCCGCGATCTCCAGGACGGTGACCTGTCCCGTCGCGGGGTCGACCTCGACCTCCGCCGCCTCGGCGATGAAGTTGTACGCGCCGGACTCGTTGCCGTACCGCAGCTGGTCGGGGAACTCCGAGGGGTTGTCGAACGAGCCGAGGCCGACGATCGGCTCGCCGTTCGGGCGGTACAGGGCTTCGCGCACCACGCTGCCGACGGTCGCCAGCCGCGCGCCGTCGTCGCCGACGAGGTACCCCTCGACGACGTCGAGCTGGTCGACCGGCGTCGACAGGACGGCGGACGCCGCCTCGAGCAGCTGCTCGCGCGCCGCGCCGGCCGCGCGGAGCACGGCGTTGCCCGCGACGTACGTGACCCGGCTCGCCAGCGCACCGAGCGCGTGCGTCGTGAGGTCGGTGTCGGCCTGCGACACCGTGACGTCCTTGTGCGGCAGTCCGAGCCGGGCCGCGGCGATCTGCGCGAGCGTCGTGCGCGCGCCGGTGCCGATCTCACCCTCGCCGACGATGATCGTCGCGCGGCCGTCCTCGTTGACCCTGACGATCGCGGAGCTGCCGTCGTAGTCGCCGAAGCTGCGCCGGCCCGACACATGGACGCTGCAGGCGATCGCGAGCCCGCGGTTGGGCCTGCGCGCGGCGCGCTTCTCGCGCCAGCCGATCAGGTCGGCGGCCTTCTCGATGCACTGCTTGAGCTCGCAGCCGTCGATCCGGTGGTTGTGCGGCGAGACGTCGCCAGGCTCGACGGCGTTGCGCAGCAACAGGTCGACGGGATCGATGCCGAGCTCGTGCGCCGCCATGTCCCACGCCTGCTCGACCGCCCAGTCGGCGGACGGGTTGCCGAACCCGCGGAACGCACCTGTCGGCACGAGGTTGGTGTAGACGAGGCTCGAGTCGGCGCGGACCGCGCGGTACCTGTAGAGCGCGTCGTGCCGGACGGTCGCCGCGCCTAGCACCGCCTGCGACTTCCCGGTGTAGGCGCCGTTGTCGGCGAGCACGACGAGATCCTTCGCCGTCACCATGCCGTCGCGGGTGAAGCCCAGCTTGACCGCGAACCGCATCGGGATGCGCGGTCTGCTCGCGAGGAACTCCTCCTCCCGGCTGAGCACCAGCTGCACGGGACGTCCGCTCGCACGCGACAGCAGCGCGCACACGACGGAGGTGTTGTCGTCGCCCGACTTGCCGCCGAAGCCGCCGCCCACCTCGGTCTGCACGACGCGGACGTCGCGCTCCGGAACGCCGAGCGCGGTCGCGTAGCGCTGCCGGGCGAGGAACGGAGTCTGCGTGTTGACCCACAGGGTCACGCGGCCGTCGGGCGACCACTCGGCGGTGCAGCCGAGCGTCTCCATCGCGGCGTGCCACTGTCTGGCCGTCTCCCAGGTGCCCTCGACGATCACGTCGCTGCGCCCGAACCACCCGTCGACGTCGCCGCGCTCGAACCGGAAGTTGTGGGCGAGGTTGCCCGGCGCGTCGTCGTGGACGAGCGACGCGCCCGCGGCGACGGCGTCGTCCATGCCGAACACCGCGGGCAGTTGCTCGTACTCGACCTCGACGAGGCTCGCGGCCTCCCGTGCGGTGTCGAGGTCGACGGCGGCCACCGCCGCCACCTCGTCGCCGACGTACCTGACCCGCTCGACGGCGAGCGGGTACAGGTCGGGCCGGAACGCGCCCCACTTGTGCCGCGCCGTGTCGGCACTCGTGATGACCGCCTTGACGCCGGGCAGCCGGCGCGCACGCGAGGTGTCGACGGAGAGGATCCGCGCGTGCGGGTGCGGCGAGCGCGTCACCGCTCCGTACAGCATGCGTGGCAGCGACACGTCCTGGACGAACTGCGCGCGGCCACGCACCTTGTCCATCGCGTCGGTGCGGGTGACCGAGGTGCCGACGAGGTCGGGCATCGTGACGGTGGCCGGCTCCCTCCCGGACAGGGGGGCGATCCAGGAGGGAGCCTGTACCTCGGGGCGTCCTTGGGGGCTCATATGCGCTCGCGGGAGTCGCGGGCGTGGCGGACGGCGTCGAGGATCTTCACGTACCCGGTGCACCGGCAGTAGTTGCCGTCGACGACGGTCGCGATGTCGTCGTCGCCGACCTCGTCCGGTGTGTCGAGGAGCGCGTGCGCGGCCATGATGTGACCGGGGGTGCAGAAGCCGCACTGGAAGCCCGAGGTGGCGACGAAGCCCTGCTGGACCGGGTCGAGTCGCTGGCCGTCCTGCAGGCCCTCGACGGTCGTGACCTCGCTGCCGTCGACGAGGCCCACCATGCGGATGCAGGCGGGCACGGCCTCGCCGTCGACGACCACCGTGCACGCGCCGCAGTAGCCGATCTCGCACCCGCGCTTCGCCCCGGTCAGCCCGAACTCGTCGCGCAGGACATCGAGCAGGGGGCGGTCGCCCTCGGTGAGGACCTCGACCTGGTCGCCGTTGAGGCGAAACCTCGTCGGTTGCGGCATGGCCCTCCTCGTGGGACGCCGACGACCGGGGGTGCCGACGACGGGCGAGGGTCATCTCCGGAAATCGATGACCTACGTCAACAGTTTCTACACCGGATCGGCCGATCTGTCGACACTTTGCGACGCAGGTCGCGACGGTCCGTTCTGGACGCCCTCGTCGCTGCCGGTCCAGCCCGAGCCCTCGATCGCCGCGAGCCCGCGGCGGACGAGCGCACGCGTCACGGCGACGGCGAGCTCGGCGTTGCGCTCCTCGTACGCGCGCAGCAGTTGGGCGTGGTCGGCGACGGACGAGCCGAGGCGCTTCGGCAGCGACAGGCTCAGGTGGCGCAGCTGCAGCGTGCGCAGGCCGAGGTCGTCGAGGATGCGCATGAGCTGGCGGTTGCGGGCGGTGACCGCCTCCGCGTTCCTGAACTCGACGTTGGTCCACAGGTAGTCGTCGACGTCGTTGGTCTCGGCCGCGGCCGCGAGCCGGTCCTGCAGCCCTCGCAGGGTGGCCAGGTCGTCGTCGGTCGCGTGCTCGACGACGAGCCTGCTGACCAGGCCGTACAGGTACTCGCGCACCTGGTAGATCTCGCGGACCTCGGCCAGCCGCAGGCGGGCGACCCGGGGCCGGCGACGCGCGGTGATCTCGACGAGGCCGTCACGCTCGAGGCACAGCAGGGCCTCGCGGATGGGAGTGCGGCTGGTCTCGAACGTCCGCGCCAGCTCGACCGAGTTGACGTCGTCACCGGGCTTCAGCCGGCCCTCGACGATCGCGCTCCCGACGGAGAGGATCACGCGGTTCACGATGCTGTCCTGGTCGTTCGCACGACCCAGCATGCGCAGCATCTCCGCCGTCGCCGTACCGCCCGGGGTTCCCAGCCCCAGCCGCCATCCGGTAACCACGATCACCCCATCAAGTCGCGTGACCGCACCATAACCAGGACGTCAAGTGCGCACGACCCGAGCAGGTCGTCGAGATCACACCACGCCGCTCGCGCGACTCTTCCCTCCGCTACTAAATAGTGGTAGACACATCCACATTGTGGAGGTGCTATCGATGCCGCTCGTCACTGCCGACAACGACAACGTGTTCACCTGGGCCGCCCCGCCGCTCAAGTTCGGCCTGGGCGCCGTCGACGAGATCGGCGCAGAGCTCACCGCCATGGGCCTGCAGCGCGTACTCGTACTGACCGATCCGCGAGTACGCCAGACCGGGGTGCCGGATCGCGTACGTGACGTCGCCCAACGCGTCGGCGTGAAGTGCGAGATCTTCGACGGCGTCGTCGTCGAGCCCACCGACCGGAGCATCGACGATGCCGTGGAGTGGGCCCGCGCGGGCCGGTGGGACGGCTTCGTCGCGGTCGGCGGCGGCTCGACCATCGACACCGCGAAGGCAGTGAACCTTCTTACCACCTGCGACGGCGAGCTGCTCGACTACGTCACGCCCCCCATCGGAGGCGGCAGGGCGCCGGCGGGCCCGCTCAAGCCGCTCGTCGCCGTCCCCACGACCGCGGGAACCGGATCGGAGTCGACGACCATCTGCGTCGTCGACCTGCTGTCCCAGCACCTCAAGGCGGGAATCAGCCATCCGTTGCTGCGTCCCACGCTGGCCGTCGTCGACCCACTCGTGACCGTGCACCTGCCGCCCGAGGTGACGGCGGCCAGCGGCATGGACGTCCTGTCACACGCGCTCGAGTCGTACACGGCCCTTCGGTTCGACACCCGGCCGGCACCGGCCGACGTGACGAAGAGGCCGGCGTTCTGCGGCGCCAACCCGGTCAGCGACGTGTGGTGCGAACGGGCACTGCACCTCGTTGGCCGGCACCTGCGCACCGCCGTGCTGAACGGACGCGACCTCGACGCGAGGTACCAGATGGCACTCGCGTCGACGTACGCGGGGACCGGCTTCGGCAACGCCGGCACGCACCTGCCGCACGCCAACGCCTACCCCGTGGCGGGAATGGCGGAGGGCTACCAGTCCGCCGGCTACCCGGACATGCCGATGGTGCCGCACGGGCAGGCGGTCTCCGTGACGGCACCCGCGGTGTTCGCGTGGACCTACCCCGCCGACGCCGGCCGGCACCTGCGCGCGGCCGAGTTGCTCTCCGGTCGTACGTTCACCGCCACCGACGGCGCGCAGGCACTCCCCCACGTGCTCCGCGAGCTGATGGCCGACATCGGGATACCGACCGGGCTGCGCGCCCTCGGCTACGGGGACGACCACGTCCCCGCGCTCGCCGAGGGAACGCTGAAACAGACCCGTCAGCTCGCCGTCGTCCCGCGCGCCGTGAACCGCGAGTCGCTGGAGGACATCCTCCGCGCCTCGATGTGACGGTGCCACTCGTCAGCGTCAGGACCGCCGTGTCAGGATGCGGCCGGCGCGGGCACCGGTGTGCGTGCCGGCGTCGACCGCGACGGTGCCGTTGACGAGCACGGTGCCGACGCCGCGGGCGTACGCGACCGGCCGGTCGAAGGTGGAGACGTCGTCCAGCGCGTCGAGGTCGACGACGGCGAGGTCGGCGTAGGCGCCGCTCCTCAGCACCCCACGGTCGGCGACGCCGAACCGCTCCGCCGGCATGCTCGTCATCTTGCGCACGGCCTCCTCGAGTGCGAGCGTGCCGCGGTCCCTGACGTGGTGGGTGAGGTAGTGGACGTGACCGCAGTAGGCGAGGGGGTTGGTGACCGTGCGGGCGAGTGATCCTTCGGTCGAGCTGCTGTAGGAGTCCACCCCGAGGCTGAACAACGGGTGCGAGACCATGTCGGCGAGGTGCTTCTCGGTGAACAGGCTGCCGATCATGGTGAGGTTGGCCATCTGCTCACCGCCGGCCGCGAGGATGTCGAAGAAGCAGTCCCACTCGTCCTTGCCGAGGACGTCGGAGATCTCGACGAAGCTCCTGCCGGCGAGCTCGGGGAACTGCGGGCTGCTCTCCAACCGGACCCGCTCCCACTGTCCCTTGTGGATGAACCGCCAGTAGCGGTCGCAGTCGTCGCGCAGCCGACGGCGTACCGCCGGGTCACCGAGCCGGCGCGCGGCCTCGGTGAGACCGTCGCCGAGCAGCCAGTCGGGGAGGACACCGGTCATCAGGCCGATGCCCTCGAGGAACGGTGTCGTGTCGGCCTGGACGTCGCACCCGCTGTCCCGTGCCTCACTCATCATGGCGACGGCGCGTTCCCAGCCTCCCGCCGGTGCGCCGGTGTCGTGCCGCACGTTGAGGTGGGAGATCTGACCGCGTACGCCACCTGCCTCGGTGAGGCGCAGGAACTCGGCGACCGAGTCGAGCAACCGGGCGTCCCTGTTGCGGATGTGGCTGGCGTACCAACCGTCGTGACGACCGGCGATGCCCACCAGTCGCTCGATCTCGGCGGTGGAGGCGAACCGCCCGTGACCGTACTCGAGCCCGGTGGACAGGCCGAGCGCGCCTGCGTCCATCGCCTCGCTCACCAGGTTCTCCATGACGCGCAGCTCGTCGTCGCCAGGTGGCCCCGTCCAGACGCCGGCGGCCGCCCGTACGGTGCTGTGCCCGACGAACCACGCCAGGTTCTGGGCCGTTCCACCGCCGGCGACGTCACCGAGGTAGTCGCCGAAGCTCCGCCAGGTCACCTCACCCGGAAAGCCGAAGGACCGCAGGCGACCCTGCACCAACGTCAGCGACGCGTCGCTGACGGGAGCGTTGGAGATGCCGCAGTTGCCGACGATCTCGGTGGTGACTCCCTGCCGGATCGTGCTGTCCGCGTCGCGATTGGTGTGCACGGTCCAGTCGGTGTGGCTGTGCGGGTCGACGAACCCGGGGACGACGACCATCCCGGTCGCGTCGACGACCGTGTCCGCCTGCGCCCCGGTCAGGACACCGACGTCGACGATACGGTCTCCGGCGACCGCGACGTCGGCGCGCCTGCGGGCCGAGCCCGTTCCGTCCACGACGTCGCCGCCGGTGATCAGGACGTCCAGCATCACCATGCCTCCTCGGTCACGCGGCGTCGGACGGTTCCGACGCCGGTTCACGTCGCACGCCTCGGCCGGCGATCGCGATGAGTACTCCCCCGAGTAGCAGGAAGAGGGACATCACGAACAGGCCGGCGCGCTGGCTGCCGGTGGAGTCGGCCAGCACCCCCATGAGGTACGGGCCGACGAACCCGCCGAGGTTGCCGACCGAGTTGATCAGCGCGAAGGCACTCGCCGTCGCGGCGCCGGTGACGAAGGTCGAGCACAGGCCCCAGAAGCCGGGTATCGCCGACTGGATCCCCGAGATCACCAGGACCAGGCCGAACAGCGCGATGACCGGCTGCTCGATGTAGAGGCTGAGCAGGAACCCGGCCGTACCGACGAAGTACGAGACGGCCGCGTGCCACCGGCGCTCGCCGGTCCGGTCGGAGTGCCTGCCGACGAGGAGCAGTGCGACACACGCCACCGCGTAGGGGATCGCGGTGATCAGGCTCGTGGTGAAGTCACCGGAACCGGTGAGCGCCTGGACGATCTGCGGTAGCCAGTTGAGCACGCCGCCGAAACTGACGAGCACGGCGAAGAACGCGGCACTGGCCAGCCAGATCCGACGGTCGGTGAAGGACCCACGCATGGTGTGTCGGCGCCGTCCGCCCTCCCGGTTGCGCTCGCGCTCCATCGTCGTGAGGAGCCAGTCCCTCTCCTCGCCCGTGAGCCACTTCGCCTGGTCCGGCCGGTCGGTCAGGAAGCGCCACACGACGAACGCCAGGACGAGCGGCGGGACCGCCGTGACCAGGAAGAGCCAGCGCCAGCCGGCCAGGCCACCGAACCCGTCCAGGCCGAGCAGAGCCCCGAGCATCGGTGTGCTGACGGCCAGGCTGAGCGGGGCCGCGAGCTGGAACCACGACAGCGCACGTCCCATGCCACGTGCGGGGAACCAGTACGTGAGGTACAGGACGATGCCGGGATAGAGACCTGCCT from Streptosporangiales bacterium includes:
- a CDS encoding sensor histidine kinase, with translation MARAGAAPATDGAPEETGWMHRVLVVLLGPRRHPTRTRRLWSWATWANLVGPGSVPFGLALTAIQSTFVVDNYGAGPPGSPAQLNPTSVLFYACVQCGVAVVLAGYSPLGAWIVCTLAITPIAMTAMPSDGSEPWPLTPTAFLAFLVVQYAMARSHRRFLSLPAYLISFLVILIVGQAHPEVSSQTVAIVALAGIFGFVVWLLGDVVRVQMLSRQRLREEERLTAEERARRQVLEERTRIARELHDVVAHHMSVIAVQSSTAEYRITDLGDDARREFAEIGESARASLGEMRRLLAVLRSDDDDALRMPQPGLGGLEPLAETTRRAGTPVALHTQDLPVDVPDTIALTVYRIVQEALSNVVRHASGAETTVDVFRRGTDVVVRIVNGPAPRELPAVEPQGAGHGLVGMRERVVVVHGTLSAEPRPGGGWVVEAVLPLAKGEE
- a CDS encoding UbiD family decarboxylase, translated to MNEDVLSGIGDLRDWLRVVSDLGQLRDVKGAHWNLEVGTVSEANYRRPSPPALLFDDIDGYRPGQRILTASMANAARLGVTLRFGTSLTDHDLVERLRGAPARWLAEAPKYDPVEVASGPLYENVVIGDDIDLLAYPVPFWHAGDGGRFVGTGCAVFTSDPETGALNAGAYRMQVQHGGRSASINIEQGKHGMLHVRKWFAREGRAPVTVSLGHDPVLLVVAGTEVPAGVSELNYAGAIVGRPQEIVIGEVTGLPMPAASEICLEGWLYPDRKEPEGPFGEWTGYYSGGVEPVLTMDIERVYARNDPILLGAPPGKPPHDYSYMRSVMKSAMIHDALADTGLQGLAGVWSHEAGGGRQFLAVAIDQGYAGHARQAGHLTAQLPAASYMNKFVVVVDADVDVRSLTEVVWAMCTRCDPVRDIDTLRYTFGSRVDPLRQGGPTYNTRAVIDACRPYERLGDFPAVAEADPQLLRAAVAKWPDVFGDWQP
- a CDS encoding amidohydrolase family protein yields the protein MSVPAGAIDVHAHHVGTDLVAVIAATGAAHGVEVVDSRVRLGDRLTGLPLLPALSDVDARLRFMDAAGVDVQLVSGWMDLAGYHLSPADGAWLARRQNEALAALVESHPDRFAASAAVPLQDAESAVAELAHAVTELGHRAVQIGARVEDTGLDDPALAPFWAEAERFGVPVIVHPAELDVPPRHRRLFLHIVAGNPAETTFAAGALLLGGVLEAHPGLRVLLVHGGGFLAYQLGRFDRAFVTAPEAARPRASKPASAYLSQVFCDTIVHDERALRHLADVHGVGQLLVGTDYPFPMRDDHPVQGVDATFGGDRDAADRIRRGNAAALLGLSPATRKGER
- a CDS encoding alpha/beta fold hydrolase; this encodes MSDELVPKVDGTVRVHDGARLRFSVFSTGIRTRRVALIHSLALARDFWARVVPRLVEHADVLTYDCRGHGESDAVTKDFATPQFADDLADLLEALGWSRTLVAGCSMGGNIAQEFAASYPERVSGSVFCDTTQWYGPEAPVTWRERAEKARAGGMAELLPFQLPRWFGDDFTDAHPDVVERLTSTFVANDLDAYAATCRMLGDADLRALAPRIERPSAVVVGSEDYATPPDMAKQLAEAIGASLTVLPGAKHLTPVERPDEVAAAILDTLDRAEA
- a CDS encoding molybdopterin-dependent oxidoreductase, whose translation is MSPQGRPEVQAPSWIAPLSGREPATVTMPDLVGTSVTRTDAMDKVRGRAQFVQDVSLPRMLYGAVTRSPHPHARILSVDTSRARRLPGVKAVITSADTARHKWGAFRPDLYPLAVERVRYVGDEVAAVAAVDLDTAREAASLVEVEYEQLPAVFGMDDAVAAGASLVHDDAPGNLAHNFRFERGDVDGWFGRSDVIVEGTWETARQWHAAMETLGCTAEWSPDGRVTLWVNTQTPFLARQRYATALGVPERDVRVVQTEVGGGFGGKSGDDNTSVVCALLSRASGRPVQLVLSREEEFLASRPRIPMRFAVKLGFTRDGMVTAKDLVVLADNGAYTGKSQAVLGAATVRHDALYRYRAVRADSSLVYTNLVPTGAFRGFGNPSADWAVEQAWDMAAHELGIDPVDLLLRNAVEPGDVSPHNHRIDGCELKQCIEKAADLIGWREKRAARRPNRGLAIACSVHVSGRRSFGDYDGSSAIVRVNEDGRATIIVGEGEIGTGARTTLAQIAAARLGLPHKDVTVSQADTDLTTHALGALASRVTYVAGNAVLRAAGAAREQLLEAASAVLSTPVDQLDVVEGYLVGDDGARLATVGSVVREALYRPNGEPIVGLGSFDNPSEFPDQLRYGNESGAYNFIAEAAEVEVDPATGQVTVLEIAAVTDCGTVLNRALAEGQVEGAIAQGLGLAMTEYFDWSNGHPVGANFADYKVPTAGAMPKLHVDFADSYEPTGPYGAKGVGEIALDPVPAIVANAVADAVGVRIHELPITAEKVYRALHPDVDDEPDTPATPAKPSYAARPTRGHAVRRPADLDEALRMLAEPDARPVAGGVGLTLGQRFGDHAATRTLVAVGALPELRGVRETASGLWVGAGESLEALARHELVGVRAPVLAEAVGSVATGRIRRLVTLGGNVVPGDPAHDPPVALVALGARAVVAGPAGRRTVPVADLALADGELLLGFELDAPSPRTGSAYAKHLVRGVWEYACVSAGAVVRLGADGTLAEISLAVGSAAPSTVAVPVDGISLARPVGEVVEALASAAESASAPVGDVRGTVTYKRRMVAEFTRRAVRAALDRAGTEATRG
- a CDS encoding 2Fe-2S iron-sulfur cluster binding domain-containing protein translates to MPQPTRFRLNGDQVEVLTEGDRPLLDVLRDEFGLTGAKRGCEIGYCGACTVVVDGEAVPACIRMVGLVDGSEVTTVEGLQDGQRLDPVQQGFVATSGFQCGFCTPGHIMAAHALLDTPDEVGDDDIATVVDGNYCRCTGYVKILDAVRHARDSRERI